The proteins below come from a single Periophthalmus magnuspinnatus isolate fPerMag1 chromosome 7, fPerMag1.2.pri, whole genome shotgun sequence genomic window:
- the tpk2 gene encoding thiamin pyrophosphokinase 2 yields MAGCAWAERVLQLLRRMNGFCSSGSSRSQCFPFEIDGVQVGWVPPHVASQLKSYPEVFSVFPGGAVFLSPSLDSYTRRSEAVDAVLQNFRKQGSFHCLKGWRDEKYSVMARFCDPPLMWMERAATSLFGVTRYGVHINAYTVSASGEVSMWLARRSPTKQTYPGLLDNMAAGGLAAGVGIQHTAVKECAEEACVPAELAQKALPVSTVSYTYEDEEGVFAESQFVFDLELPQEFRPAIGDGEVQEFYLLPIREVQDLLATDDFKPNSAMVVLDFLIRHSFIHPDTEPFYQEFVTGLHQQL; encoded by the exons GCTCCAGTCGCAGTCAGTGCTTTCCTTTCGAGATCGACGGGGTCCAAGTGGGCTGGGTTCCTCCTCACGTCGCCTCACAGCTGAAGTCTTATCCAGAGGTTTTCAGTGTGTtcccagggggcgctgtgttcCTGTCTCCCAGTCTGGACTCTTACACCAGAAGGTCTGAGGCTGTGGACGCTGTGTTGCAGAACTTCAGGAAACAAGGCTCCTTCCACTGTCTCaaaggatggagggatgag AAGTACAGTGTCATGGCCCGATTCTGTGACCCTCCTCTCATGTGGATGGAGAGAGCCGCGACAA GTCTGTTCGGGGTGACGCGGTATGGAGTGCATATAAATGCTTACACGGTCAGTGCCAGTGGAGAGGTCAGCATGTGGCTGGCACGCCGCTCGCCCACCAAGCAGACGTACCCCGGGCTCTTGGACAATATG GCAGCAGGGGGTCTGGCCGCTGGTGTGGGCATCCAGCACACAGCTGTCAAAGAGTGTGCGGAGGAGGCATGTGTCCCTGCGGAGCTGGCTCAGAAGGCTCTCCCGGTGAGCACAGTCAG TTACACgtatgaggatgaggagggcgTGTTTGCGGAGAGCCAATTTGTCTTCGATTTGGAGCTGCCTCAGGAATTTAGACCAGCCATAGGAGATGGAGAAGTGCAAGAATTCTACCTGCTGCCCATCAGAGAG GTCCAAGATCTGCTGGCCACAGATGACTTCAAACCCAACTCTGCCATGGTGGTGCTGGACTTTCTCATTCGACATTCTTTCATCCACCCAGATACAg aacCGTTCTATCAGGAGTTCGTGACTGGGCTACACCAACAGCTATAG